Proteins encoded in a region of the Granulicella sibirica genome:
- a CDS encoding alpha-L-fucosidase, with product MTHGRATLRQLRKTALLVMVLTTGGRPAQAQSAVDLKPTPQQTEWQDLEFGVILHFDTNTFLDREWGDGTADPKVFNPTAFDPNQWMRAIKASGAKYVVLVAKHHDGFCLWPTSQTDYSIKQSPWKSGKGDVVREVSTAARENGLKFGIYLSPWDRHEPKYKDPSAYDKYYNAELQELASSYGDLVELWLDGAGSTGRTYDFSTIISTLRTYQPNTIVFADTGLFEYGDARWAGNESGKIEYQNWNVVDRLGYRRWRPAEADTPLRKLHWFWHPNDEGSLKTVDELLDSYENVVGHGGQWMLGVAPDNRGLLTDGDAARLRELGDTIRARYSRNLLLDHTQVDANVANALDSDLDTFWSAPDHSHVATLEVRLQKPITFDRAQTMEWLIEGQQIQRYSIDAWENGRWTPVVVSSAIGHRKIDSFAPVTATRVRLNILASTGEARIREFSVYSVGDSAPKPR from the coding sequence ATGACTCATGGTCGAGCTACGCTGCGCCAATTGAGGAAGACCGCGCTTCTCGTTATGGTTCTTACGACGGGAGGCCGACCTGCTCAAGCGCAGAGCGCTGTCGACCTAAAGCCCACTCCGCAGCAAACGGAGTGGCAAGATCTCGAATTTGGCGTCATTCTCCACTTCGACACCAACACCTTCCTCGATCGCGAGTGGGGCGACGGAACGGCTGACCCTAAAGTGTTCAACCCGACCGCATTCGATCCCAATCAATGGATGAGGGCGATCAAGGCCTCGGGGGCTAAGTATGTCGTACTCGTTGCCAAACATCATGACGGCTTTTGCTTGTGGCCTACTTCGCAGACCGACTACAGCATCAAGCAGAGCCCGTGGAAGAGCGGTAAGGGCGACGTCGTTCGTGAAGTGTCTACAGCCGCGCGCGAGAATGGGCTGAAGTTCGGCATTTATCTGTCACCTTGGGACAGGCATGAGCCAAAGTATAAAGATCCATCGGCCTACGACAAGTATTACAACGCGGAGTTGCAAGAGCTGGCCTCAAGCTACGGAGACCTGGTCGAGCTCTGGCTCGATGGAGCCGGGAGCACCGGGCGGACCTATGACTTCTCGACGATCATAAGCACGCTTAGAACCTATCAGCCCAACACGATCGTCTTCGCCGATACCGGACTCTTCGAGTATGGTGACGCCCGCTGGGCTGGCAATGAATCAGGAAAGATCGAATACCAGAACTGGAACGTGGTTGATCGCCTTGGTTACCGGCGCTGGCGGCCTGCGGAGGCCGACACCCCGCTCCGCAAATTGCACTGGTTCTGGCACCCAAACGACGAAGGATCCCTCAAGACAGTCGACGAGCTGCTCGACAGCTACGAGAACGTGGTGGGCCATGGGGGACAGTGGATGCTTGGCGTCGCACCTGACAATCGTGGACTTCTAACCGATGGAGACGCGGCCAGACTGCGCGAACTAGGCGACACAATACGAGCACGTTATTCCAGAAACCTGCTGCTCGATCACACCCAGGTCGACGCGAATGTAGCGAACGCCCTAGATAGCGACCTGGATACCTTTTGGAGTGCGCCCGATCACTCGCACGTTGCGACACTTGAAGTTCGCCTACAAAAGCCGATCACCTTCGACCGTGCGCAAACCATGGAGTGGCTCATCGAGGGTCAGCAGATCCAGCGGTACAGTATCGACGCATGGGAGAATGGAAGGTGGACTCCGGTCGTGGTGAGCTCTGCGATTGGGCACCGCAAGATTGATAGCTTTGCGCCGGTCACTGCGACACGTGTCCGCCTTAATATTCTTGCCAGCACGGGAGAAGCTCGAATCCGAGAGTTCAGTGTTTACTCGGTGGGCGACAGCGCGCCTAAACCCAGGTAA
- a CDS encoding LacI family DNA-binding transcriptional regulator, with the protein MTVTMKDIAQQVGVSIITVSKALRGHSDIGAETSRRVMDKARELNYRPNLAARSLVTGRSSLVGLVVPDLLHPFFVEIGNALARTLKENGYYLIISSSEEDPTLEEHAIEHLLAHRLDALVVSSCSPTLPQQFKRIQEQGTPLVLLDRSFSRFRSNFVGSDDVDMGFIATEHLFDIKRKRIAHIRGPELSTGRSRLEGFLKAYKTRGIEPNPRYIVGTSTVDINSTQQGFAAMTKLLGLPSRPDAVFCYSDPIAIGAMDAILQRGLRIPQDVAVVGCGNLHYDVHLKIPLTSVDQRTSLLGERTGKMLLSILQKPGKSNFRKTLEKARVVVRGSSVATV; encoded by the coding sequence ATGACCGTCACCATGAAGGATATTGCTCAGCAAGTGGGCGTATCTATTATTACGGTATCAAAAGCCCTCCGTGGCCACTCCGACATCGGTGCCGAAACTTCACGGCGTGTGATGGATAAGGCGAGAGAGTTGAACTACCGGCCGAATCTGGCAGCGCGCTCTCTGGTGACCGGGAGGAGTTCTCTTGTGGGCCTCGTTGTTCCGGATCTTCTGCACCCATTCTTCGTCGAGATTGGAAACGCCCTCGCACGCACCCTGAAGGAGAATGGCTACTACCTGATCATTTCCTCCTCCGAGGAAGACCCGACTTTGGAAGAACACGCTATAGAACACCTGCTGGCTCATCGCCTCGATGCGCTGGTCGTATCATCTTGTTCCCCGACGCTTCCGCAGCAGTTCAAGCGAATTCAGGAACAGGGAACTCCGCTTGTGCTTTTGGATCGGTCTTTTAGCAGGTTCCGCTCTAACTTCGTTGGCTCCGATGACGTCGACATGGGGTTCATTGCGACCGAGCATCTATTTGACATCAAACGGAAGCGAATAGCTCACATTAGAGGTCCAGAGCTGTCTACCGGGCGGTCCAGACTGGAGGGCTTTCTGAAAGCCTACAAGACTCGAGGGATCGAGCCCAATCCCCGCTATATCGTGGGGACATCTACCGTCGACATCAACAGTACGCAGCAGGGATTCGCCGCGATGACTAAGTTGCTCGGGCTTCCATCACGTCCGGACGCGGTCTTCTGTTACAGCGATCCGATTGCGATCGGGGCTATGGACGCGATATTGCAACGAGGCTTGCGCATTCCCCAGGATGTTGCCGTTGTTGGGTGCGGCAATCTGCATTACGATGTGCATCTCAAAATTCCACTTACGAGCGTCGATCAGCGGACGTCTCTCTTAGGCGAGCGAACAGGCAAGATGCTGCTGTCAATACTTCAAAAGCCAGGGAAGAGTAATTTCCGAAAGACTCTCGAAAAGGCTCGAGTCGTCGTACGGGGATCGTCGGTTGCGACGGTCTAG
- a CDS encoding zinc-binding alcohol dehydrogenase family protein, with the protein MKALMMRGAGDAFVTDVSKPVALPGEVLLRVRMVGMCGSDLNTFRGMNPMVTYPRILGHEVAGTVEDANGSSFKVGENVTLSPYTNCGTCASCLVGRPNACERNQTLGVQRDGAMTEFLSVPASKLFAAKLPIRQLALVEPLTVGAHAVSRGQVSARDTVAVFGCGGVGLGAIAGAAFRGANVIAIDVDNEKLQIASSFGATHLINTREAVLHDRLQELTNQLGPDVVIEAIGLPQTFAAATVEVGFSGRVVYIGYAKEPVVYETKLFVQKELTILGSRNALPEDFHEVIQMLEAGQFPVENAISIVGSIDDAPDLLHKWNAEPGRFTKILVDLD; encoded by the coding sequence ATGAAAGCATTGATGATGCGTGGAGCCGGTGACGCATTTGTCACGGATGTCTCTAAGCCTGTTGCGCTTCCCGGTGAAGTGTTGCTGCGAGTGAGGATGGTCGGGATGTGCGGTAGTGACTTAAACACCTTCAGGGGAATGAATCCGATGGTGACTTACCCTCGAATCCTGGGCCACGAGGTTGCAGGGACCGTAGAAGATGCGAACGGAAGCTCGTTCAAAGTTGGGGAAAACGTCACCTTATCTCCTTACACAAATTGCGGTACCTGCGCCTCTTGTCTTGTGGGCAGACCAAATGCCTGCGAGCGTAACCAAACTTTGGGCGTGCAGCGCGATGGTGCAATGACAGAGTTCTTGTCAGTGCCCGCCTCGAAGCTTTTCGCAGCAAAACTACCGATCAGACAGTTGGCGCTTGTGGAACCTCTTACGGTGGGAGCGCATGCAGTGTCCAGGGGCCAGGTATCCGCGCGAGATACTGTCGCTGTGTTCGGATGTGGAGGAGTCGGTCTGGGCGCCATCGCTGGAGCGGCGTTCCGAGGAGCGAATGTGATTGCAATTGATGTGGATAACGAGAAACTCCAAATAGCCTCGTCCTTTGGAGCTACTCACCTTATCAACACGAGGGAAGCCGTGTTGCATGACCGCCTTCAGGAGCTCACAAATCAGCTTGGCCCAGATGTCGTGATTGAAGCGATTGGTCTTCCACAAACCTTTGCAGCGGCTACCGTCGAGGTTGGCTTCTCTGGGCGAGTCGTCTACATCGGCTATGCGAAGGAACCTGTTGTCTATGAGACGAAGCTCTTTGTGCAAAAAGAGTTGACCATTCTGGGTTCTCGTAATGCGTTGCCTGAGGATTTCCATGAAGTGATACAAATGCTTGAAGCGGGCCAATTTCCGGTGGAGAACGCGATCAGCATTGTAGGTTCCATCGATGACGCTCCCGATCTCCTTCACAAATGGAATGCCGAACCAGGCCGATTCACCAAGATCCTTGTAGATCTGGATTGA
- a CDS encoding aldo/keto reductase: MKYKPLGQTGVSVSVVGFGASALGEVFGSVTDEESEEAVGAALDAGINLFDVSPYYGITLAESRLGKALGSRREDIILATKCGRYGTNIFDFSAKTVIREFEASLARLQTDYVDILQVHDVEFGDPKQIIDETIPALQSLKEAGKVRFVGITGYPPELLAHIASRAPIDVLLNYCHYNLLIDSMDEELTPFMKTSGLGLFNASPLHMGLLSGREVPAWHPAPLRVLQAAHRVVEECRRQGVAPASLAIQFCVAHPVVASTFVGMSNKAQVISNVNAAMTDLDEEFIRYLAGVVGEDFNVVWPSPDGAATQASEISRKMDGNA, translated from the coding sequence GTGAAATACAAGCCGTTAGGACAAACCGGCGTATCCGTTTCAGTTGTTGGTTTCGGGGCTTCTGCTCTCGGAGAAGTGTTCGGCTCGGTGACGGATGAAGAGTCGGAGGAGGCGGTTGGGGCCGCGCTTGATGCTGGCATCAATCTCTTTGACGTATCGCCTTACTACGGCATCACCCTGGCCGAAAGCCGACTTGGAAAGGCTCTTGGTTCCCGAAGGGAAGACATCATTCTCGCTACAAAATGCGGACGATATGGAACAAATATTTTTGATTTCTCCGCAAAGACGGTGATTCGAGAGTTTGAAGCCTCGCTCGCGAGGTTACAGACCGACTACGTCGACATTCTCCAGGTCCACGACGTGGAGTTCGGAGACCCAAAGCAAATTATTGATGAGACTATCCCGGCGCTCCAATCACTCAAGGAAGCTGGAAAGGTCAGATTCGTTGGCATAACGGGCTATCCTCCCGAGCTGCTTGCGCACATCGCCTCCCGCGCACCGATCGACGTTCTTCTGAATTATTGCCACTACAATCTCCTGATCGACAGCATGGACGAAGAACTCACGCCCTTCATGAAGACGTCGGGTCTGGGCTTGTTCAACGCCTCGCCACTACACATGGGGCTCTTATCGGGACGTGAGGTTCCTGCCTGGCATCCGGCACCCCTGCGGGTGCTTCAAGCTGCCCATCGAGTTGTCGAAGAGTGCAGACGACAAGGGGTCGCACCTGCGAGTCTAGCCATTCAGTTCTGTGTAGCACATCCGGTTGTGGCTTCGACATTCGTCGGAATGTCGAATAAAGCTCAGGTTATATCGAACGTCAACGCCGCGATGACCGACCTGGATGAAGAGTTTATTCGGTATCTTGCCGGGGTGGTCGGGGAAGACTTTAACGTCGTCTGGCCCTCCCCGGACGGTGCCGCTACCCAAGCTTCCGAAATAAGCAGAAAGATGGATGGAAACGCATAA
- a CDS encoding glycoside hydrolase family 31 protein, with the protein MEEPSQVLVEVPLATGVDVYLFAGPSMLDVIRRYNLFSGGGVMPPEWGLGFWYRAASNATGQEILSLTQEFRDRKIPCDVLGLEAGWHTHAYSCTFAWNATRFPDPASFVTSLSSRNFHVNLWEHAFTHPSSPLFTPMRNLAGDKGVWGGLVPDFQNPQARKVFGDFHGKALIDIGISGFKLDECDNSDYTGGWSFPEISRFPSGVDGEQMHNLFGLRYQATLWQQFQERKQLTYSLVRSSGALAAPFPFVLYSDLYDHRQFVRALVNSGFSGLLWCPEVRDAASEEDLIRRLQTVVFSPLAMINGWYIPNPPWKQLDRKKNNANELADDWHPLEARCREIIGWRMQLIPYLSAAFATYARDGTPPFRALALDFPGHPEIAKIDDAWMVGDRLLIAPLFAGEPDRTLMLPPGQWHDFWTGNPVAGGTAFVIPATTRNIPAFVRTGSVFPIASITSSTGDQASRALDIRLFGDGRLPFILNTPEGESLLLSWDPATAKGTVVQHSSRPYTIKNWTKQG; encoded by the coding sequence ATGGAGGAGCCTTCGCAAGTTCTTGTTGAAGTGCCCCTGGCCACCGGCGTCGACGTCTACCTCTTTGCTGGCCCGTCGATGCTTGATGTCATCCGGCGCTACAACCTATTCTCCGGTGGTGGAGTCATGCCTCCGGAATGGGGTCTCGGCTTCTGGTATCGCGCCGCCAGCAACGCCACTGGGCAGGAAATCCTTTCCCTTACACAGGAATTTCGAGACCGGAAAATTCCCTGTGATGTTCTCGGTCTGGAAGCCGGTTGGCACACACATGCCTACTCCTGCACGTTCGCTTGGAACGCCACCCGCTTTCCCGATCCAGCCTCATTTGTGACGAGTCTCAGTTCGCGGAACTTCCACGTCAACTTATGGGAGCATGCATTTACTCATCCCTCTTCTCCTCTGTTTACACCCATGCGCAATCTGGCAGGAGACAAAGGTGTATGGGGAGGTTTAGTTCCAGACTTTCAAAATCCCCAGGCGCGGAAGGTCTTCGGCGACTTTCACGGTAAAGCCCTCATCGACATAGGTATTTCCGGATTCAAACTCGACGAATGCGACAACTCTGACTACACCGGCGGTTGGAGCTTCCCCGAAATCTCGCGCTTCCCCTCGGGGGTCGACGGCGAGCAGATGCATAACCTCTTCGGACTTCGATACCAGGCCACACTTTGGCAGCAGTTCCAGGAGCGCAAGCAGCTGACGTACTCCCTCGTTCGTTCCAGCGGAGCTCTCGCCGCGCCATTTCCCTTCGTTCTTTACAGCGACCTCTACGACCATCGGCAATTCGTTCGGGCCTTGGTCAACTCTGGCTTCAGCGGTCTGCTCTGGTGTCCGGAGGTCCGGGACGCCGCTTCGGAAGAAGACCTTATTCGCCGACTCCAGACAGTGGTATTTTCGCCTCTCGCCATGATTAACGGTTGGTATATACCGAATCCACCGTGGAAACAGCTTGATCGTAAGAAGAACAACGCCAATGAATTGGCGGACGACTGGCACCCGCTGGAAGCTCGCTGCCGGGAGATCATCGGCTGGCGTATGCAGCTTATCCCTTACCTTAGCGCTGCCTTCGCCACTTATGCCAGGGACGGTACTCCACCCTTTCGCGCCTTGGCGCTCGACTTCCCCGGGCATCCCGAAATTGCGAAGATCGACGACGCCTGGATGGTTGGCGACCGTCTTTTGATTGCTCCCCTATTTGCTGGCGAGCCGGACCGTACTCTGATGCTACCTCCAGGTCAGTGGCACGATTTTTGGACCGGTAATCCAGTTGCAGGTGGCACGGCTTTCGTCATTCCCGCCACCACTCGAAACATTCCAGCTTTCGTAAGGACTGGATCTGTCTTCCCCATCGCGTCCATCACAAGCTCTACAGGTGACCAAGCTAGCCGAGCACTTGATATTCGCCTTTTTGGGGATGGTCGACTACCCTTCATACTGAACACTCCAGAAGGTGAGTCCCTCTTGCTTTCCTGGGATCCCGCCACCGCCAAAGGGACAGTAGTTCAGCATTCATCTAGGCCGTACACAATTAAGAACTGGACAAAGCAGGGCTAG
- a CDS encoding helix-turn-helix transcriptional regulator encodes MRNLRPLNAAHSMGNKQFLVGLKPGPPVGYVSRDYADYSLYTAEQHRSIWERHVHDCTQITVALSPAHVRGEWQGAHGQLEHRELYGDMVWIVPPGVPHVIHFDRPATLVHLYLTEAFFQNMVENAPAQVGGCLVPSLLVRDPFLVELAKMLHRESLDGHLSTMFTQSVATLTATHLIRSYSNRAPAHTSMKGGLGSGRERRVLSYIEEHLSTSITLQDLARVAAVSPNYLITLFQQSIGMTPHKYVVQMRMERAYALLKQKELSLLEIAQRCGFQDQSQFTTVFRRYSGRTPGHFRRSL; translated from the coding sequence ATGCGGAACTTACGCCCACTCAATGCGGCTCATTCGATGGGGAACAAGCAGTTTCTGGTCGGACTCAAGCCTGGGCCTCCTGTCGGCTACGTCTCGCGAGACTACGCCGATTACAGCCTTTACACCGCAGAGCAGCATCGCTCCATTTGGGAACGGCATGTGCATGATTGCACCCAGATCACCGTGGCCCTCAGCCCGGCTCATGTTCGTGGCGAGTGGCAGGGAGCTCATGGTCAATTGGAACATCGGGAGTTGTATGGCGATATGGTTTGGATCGTACCGCCGGGCGTCCCACACGTTATTCATTTCGACCGGCCCGCGACACTCGTGCACCTCTATCTCACCGAGGCATTTTTTCAAAACATGGTCGAGAACGCACCTGCCCAGGTAGGGGGATGCCTCGTTCCTTCTTTGCTGGTTCGCGACCCATTCCTCGTAGAGCTAGCGAAGATGTTGCACCGCGAAAGCCTGGACGGCCATCTTTCGACGATGTTCACGCAGTCGGTGGCGACACTCACGGCAACGCATCTTATCCGCTCGTACAGCAATCGGGCTCCCGCTCATACATCGATGAAAGGTGGGCTGGGATCAGGCCGGGAGCGGCGCGTTTTGAGTTATATCGAGGAACACCTGAGCACGTCGATTACGCTGCAGGATTTGGCGCGTGTCGCAGCGGTCAGCCCGAATTATCTCATCACCCTCTTTCAACAATCGATCGGAATGACTCCACACAAATATGTTGTGCAGATGCGCATGGAACGCGCCTATGCTCTGTTGAAGCAGAAGGAACTTTCACTCTTGGAAATTGCCCAGCGGTGCGGGTTCCAGGATCAGAGCCAGTTCACGACTGTTTTCCGGCGCTACTCTGGGCGGACGCCCGGACATTTCCGCCGTTCTCTCTAG
- a CDS encoding DUF1641 domain-containing protein, which produces MAVAVDFRIFQPADSRDDLLRKVKEAPAKHAEAILAAYEVLEKLHEKDVLSTLNGLLGAKDVVVDRVADLVSSAEMINLLRLGLMAGNLMKDINPDDLHGVLKEAKNEPPGFFQIMKRMTSKDARRALGAAGSVLNIFGAALGKKSSR; this is translated from the coding sequence ATGGCAGTTGCGGTCGATTTTCGAATATTCCAACCCGCAGACTCGCGCGACGATTTGCTGCGCAAGGTAAAGGAGGCGCCCGCGAAGCACGCGGAAGCCATCCTCGCCGCCTACGAGGTACTCGAAAAGCTACATGAGAAAGACGTTCTCAGCACGCTGAATGGTCTTCTCGGGGCGAAAGATGTGGTGGTTGACAGGGTCGCGGACCTGGTCAGCTCCGCCGAGATGATCAACCTCCTGCGCCTTGGTCTCATGGCTGGAAATCTGATGAAGGATATCAATCCCGATGACCTCCATGGTGTGTTGAAGGAAGCGAAAAATGAGCCGCCAGGCTTCTTTCAGATTATGAAACGCATGACCTCGAAGGATGCACGACGCGCTTTAGGCGCGGCAGGTTCTGTTTTGAATATTTTTGGAGCAGCACTGGGAAAGAAGAGCAGCAGGTGA
- the fdhF gene encoding formate dehydrogenase subunit alpha, which translates to MYETMSELPQPAVEAEASETIRLKIDGREVAAQPSDLVLQAVLREKEIPHVCYHSELMGAIQTCDTCMVEVDGKLVRSCGLKVSSGMDVITESKLAVDARAAAFDVILGNHMLYCTVCDNNNENCTVHNTALALKVEHQEHEFTPKPYPVDMSNPFYRYDPSQCILCGRCVQACQTVQVNETLSIGWELDRPRVLWDGGMQIGGSSCVSCGHCITVCPCNALMEKSMLGEAGYLTSTPQKTLDKMIDVIKAIEPEMGYGAVMQVSQVEATMREERIKKTKTVCTYCGVGCSYDVWTKGRKILKIEPLHGDANAISTCVKGKFGWDYVNHKERLQKPLIREGSTFREAEWDEALTLIARRLGETKKQYGPDSIGVVVSSKTTNEDGFLMQKFARAVIGTNNVDNCSRYCQSPATAGLFRTVGYGGDSGSIEDIAKSKLILIVGSNTAESHPVLATRVKRAHKLFGQRLIVADPREHEMASRADIHFRPKPGSDLVWLCAFSRFMFDHGYAKLDFIAKHVSNVDEYRKSLEPFTMEFAAKQCNVALETLTMVAEEIAHAETMCVLWAMGITQHVMGSDSSTAISNLLLTTGNYMKPGCGAYPLRGHNNVQGASDMGAMPNNFPGYQPVTNDEIRRKFETTWGRALPAKVGLDNHQMVDGVYEGTLRAMYLAGEDMISADSNANHVAGAFERLDFFVVQDIFFTETCRYADVVLPGAPALEKDGTFTSTERRIQRLYQALPELGDARADWKITQDIANRLGGNWNYTHPSEIMAEMASLTPLYAGASFERLENYNTLQWPVQADGTDEPILYLNGFAFPDKKARFFPLKFREPSDAPSDEFDLFLNNGRQLEHFHEGNMTHRVPGINEETPERYVEVSEELAEERKLESGRWVRLTSKYGSLRIKVLVTTRVVGKQVYLPLASQEGPVNVLTGSYTDSATDTPAYKETAVKMQVLPEKGSNPLKPLNFRYSGKPTPQMGVEVERKWKRADYRMPGSTGLVQIQAHTKH; encoded by the coding sequence ATGTACGAGACAATGAGCGAGTTACCGCAACCGGCGGTGGAGGCGGAAGCCAGCGAGACGATACGTCTGAAGATCGATGGACGCGAAGTGGCAGCTCAGCCTTCCGATCTGGTGCTTCAGGCAGTTTTGCGTGAAAAGGAGATCCCTCATGTCTGCTATCACTCCGAGCTGATGGGGGCGATCCAGACGTGCGACACCTGCATGGTGGAAGTGGACGGAAAGCTCGTTCGCTCCTGCGGGCTCAAAGTCTCTTCCGGAATGGACGTCATCACGGAATCGAAGCTTGCTGTGGATGCGCGAGCCGCGGCCTTCGATGTCATTCTTGGCAACCACATGCTCTATTGCACGGTATGCGACAACAACAATGAGAACTGCACCGTGCACAACACCGCGCTTGCGTTGAAGGTGGAGCACCAGGAACACGAGTTTACGCCGAAGCCGTATCCGGTGGACATGTCCAATCCCTTCTACCGCTACGATCCGAGTCAGTGTATTTTGTGCGGTCGATGCGTGCAGGCCTGCCAGACCGTCCAAGTGAACGAGACTCTGAGCATCGGCTGGGAGTTGGATCGCCCGCGGGTCCTGTGGGATGGCGGCATGCAGATCGGAGGTTCGAGCTGCGTCTCCTGCGGCCACTGCATTACGGTCTGTCCGTGCAATGCGCTCATGGAGAAGTCCATGCTCGGCGAGGCCGGATACCTCACCTCAACACCGCAGAAGACTCTGGACAAGATGATCGACGTCATCAAGGCCATCGAACCAGAGATGGGCTATGGCGCCGTGATGCAGGTTTCGCAGGTTGAAGCGACCATGCGCGAAGAACGAATCAAGAAGACGAAGACAGTGTGCACCTACTGCGGTGTCGGCTGCTCGTACGATGTGTGGACTAAGGGTCGCAAGATCTTGAAGATCGAGCCCCTGCATGGCGACGCCAACGCGATCTCCACCTGCGTGAAGGGCAAGTTCGGCTGGGACTATGTGAATCACAAGGAGCGGCTGCAAAAGCCATTGATTCGCGAAGGAAGCACCTTCCGGGAAGCCGAGTGGGATGAGGCACTCACGCTGATCGCACGCCGCCTTGGAGAGACCAAGAAGCAATACGGTCCAGACTCGATCGGAGTCGTCGTCTCGTCGAAGACAACGAACGAAGACGGCTTTTTGATGCAGAAGTTCGCCCGTGCCGTGATTGGGACAAATAACGTCGATAACTGCTCGCGCTATTGTCAGTCGCCCGCGACCGCGGGTCTTTTCCGCACTGTCGGTTACGGCGGCGATTCCGGTTCGATCGAGGACATCGCGAAGTCGAAGCTGATCTTGATTGTCGGCAGCAACACCGCAGAGAGCCATCCGGTGCTGGCAACGCGCGTCAAGCGTGCCCACAAGCTCTTCGGGCAGCGTCTGATCGTCGCCGACCCGCGGGAGCACGAGATGGCGTCGCGCGCGGACATTCACTTTCGGCCAAAGCCGGGGTCTGACCTCGTCTGGCTCTGCGCCTTCAGCCGCTTCATGTTCGACCACGGCTACGCTAAGCTGGACTTCATCGCGAAGCACGTCAGCAATGTCGATGAGTATCGCAAGAGTCTTGAGCCGTTCACGATGGAGTTCGCGGCGAAGCAATGCAATGTGGCCCTTGAAACTCTCACGATGGTAGCGGAAGAGATCGCGCACGCTGAGACCATGTGCGTGCTTTGGGCGATGGGCATCACGCAGCACGTCATGGGTTCGGATTCATCAACAGCTATCAGTAACCTTCTACTTACAACGGGCAACTATATGAAGCCAGGTTGCGGAGCCTACCCCCTGCGCGGGCATAACAACGTACAGGGTGCCAGCGACATGGGGGCCATGCCGAACAACTTTCCCGGCTATCAGCCGGTCACCAACGACGAGATCCGCAGAAAGTTTGAAACGACCTGGGGACGCGCCCTTCCCGCCAAGGTCGGTCTCGATAATCACCAGATGGTCGACGGCGTATATGAAGGGACCCTGCGAGCGATGTATCTCGCCGGTGAAGACATGATCTCCGCGGATTCGAACGCAAACCACGTTGCTGGAGCGTTTGAGCGACTGGACTTCTTCGTCGTGCAGGACATCTTCTTCACCGAGACATGCCGCTACGCTGATGTTGTTCTCCCTGGCGCGCCTGCTCTCGAAAAAGACGGAACCTTTACGAGCACCGAACGCCGAATCCAACGCCTCTATCAAGCGTTGCCCGAGCTGGGCGATGCTCGCGCCGACTGGAAGATCACTCAGGACATTGCCAATCGCCTAGGCGGAAACTGGAATTACACGCATCCATCCGAGATTATGGCCGAGATGGCTTCTCTCACCCCGCTCTATGCCGGCGCGAGCTTCGAGAGGCTTGAGAATTACAACACGCTGCAATGGCCCGTTCAAGCAGATGGCACCGACGAGCCGATTCTCTACCTGAACGGTTTCGCCTTCCCTGACAAGAAGGCGCGCTTCTTCCCACTGAAGTTCCGCGAACCCAGTGACGCCCCTTCGGACGAATTCGATCTCTTCCTCAACAATGGGAGGCAGTTGGAGCATTTCCACGAAGGCAACATGACCCATCGTGTTCCAGGCATCAACGAAGAGACGCCGGAACGCTACGTTGAGGTATCGGAGGAACTCGCCGAGGAACGCAAGCTGGAGTCTGGACGGTGGGTGCGGCTCACCAGTAAGTACGGCTCGCTCCGCATCAAGGTTCTGGTGACGACGCGCGTGGTCGGAAAGCAGGTCTATCTGCCGCTTGCATCTCAGGAGGGGCCAGTGAACGTACTTACGGGGTCGTATACCGACTCCGCGACTGACACGCCGGCCTACAAGGAAACTGCCGTCAAGATGCAGGTTCTCCCGGAGAAGGGAAGCAATCCGCTGAAGCCGCTTAACTTTCGCTACTCTGGCAAGCCGACGCCGCAGATGGGTGTGGAAGTAGAACGTAAATGGAAGCGAGCGGACTACCGCATGCCCGGTTCAACCGGCTTGGTGCAGATACAAGCCCACACGAAGCACTAA
- a CDS encoding DUF7009 family protein — protein MKLRLKGSSLRLRVSPSELTHLQAGKSIQERVQFSIDSRSSLDYALTVGHHRDPVQVSFVSQRILVSISEDQLTGWSREDQVGIYSSLPAGEARALEVSIEKDFACLDLSDEENLDTFENPVAAKAC, from the coding sequence ATGAAGCTACGTTTGAAAGGAAGTTCCCTCCGGCTACGTGTCAGTCCCTCGGAGCTTACTCACTTACAAGCCGGAAAGAGCATCCAGGAGAGAGTGCAGTTCTCGATCGATAGCCGGTCAAGCCTCGACTACGCGCTGACCGTCGGACATCATAGGGACCCGGTCCAGGTGTCCTTCGTCTCACAGCGAATCCTCGTGAGTATCTCCGAGGATCAACTCACGGGTTGGAGCCGGGAAGATCAGGTCGGCATTTATTCTTCTTTGCCTGCCGGCGAAGCAAGAGCTCTTGAAGTCTCGATTGAAAAGGACTTCGCCTGCTTGGATCTCAGCGATGAAGAAAACTTGGACACTTTTGAGAACCCAGTGGCCGCAAAAGCTTGTTAA